The genome window ATACAGCctatatatgatgatgatgatggagcaTATGAcatcttgctaaataaataaggtgaatAAAAGGTGTACCTGCTAATATAGCCTTTCCTGCAGAATTGTCAAAGATAAAGTATGCTTTCCTGACTCACACCTTTTAATAGAGGCTTGATAGCCCCCTAGACGGGTTCAGTGGTGTGCCGCAGGGCTGGGGTAGACATATGTGGACATAATCAAGCTGCCCTACACCAAGGcacactattggtccatctagtccagtatagtattctctgactggcagtggctttccagggtctcagacagagaAGAATGCTGTCCTcgacctgatccttttaactggagctgCCAGAGACTGAACAAGGACCCTCAGCTCGCAGAGTATGTGTTTTACCACTGAGTGAGCTTGAGGTCTGTACCTGTATATGGAAGAGGTTGGGCAACGCAGACGGGCAACGGCCTTCAGCTGAGGATGGTAGGTGGTAAAGACGAGAAGTGGAACCGTGTTGGACTCATCCTGGGCAAGCAGGAATGATGCATCGCAGGGCACCTGGCAGGTCTCCACTCTCAGCTCTGGTCCCCATTGCGGCAACATTGGGTGCTTGTTCCTGAGCATTCCGCAGGGCAGTGGCTTTTCCGCATGCTGGTCCTTCCGGGTCACCTGGGCATAACAAAAGCCCACCCGCTTCCTTTCTCCAGAATTGCCACAGCGATCGCAAGACTGCCAAGGACTCCAGGAGGTGAACAGCTCAGCCTGTGCTCCATTTTCTAGCTCAGCGGTGGTATTACCCAGAGTAGTCTCCCCCAGACCAGCATGTGAGACATGGATGTGCCCAGCATCCTGGAAATCCACTTGATAGTAGGCGATTGTGGCATCGCCTGCATGGCAGGTATACAACCCAGAGTCCTCTGCACTGGGGCTTGGGATATACAGGTTGCCAGCGACTAGCTGGGATTTGAACCGTAACCTCCGCAACTTGGCATGGCTGAGCAAGGGCCAGATGGGGGCCCCTGAGTGCAAAAAGGTGACAGGCTGCTCATCCGCCCAAGCTGGATCGAGGTATTGCCAAGTGACAAAGACTCTAAAGAAAGCATGGGGACAGCGCAGGACCACTGGGTTGTCAGAGATAAAGGCTAGTGTGCAAGGGTGGCCTGGAATACATGATGGTTCCAGGGAGTGGCCCTCATACAGGTTACCTTCAGTGATGACCAAGGTCAGACCCAGGAGCAGAGCCACAGTAGATGCCCAACAGGACATGGCCAGCTGGGCACTGACATACAAAGGCAACCAGAAAGGAAAATTCTAGCCAACCTCACTGTGACATCATAGTTGAGCTGGGCAAGAAGATTATGTTATAATGGGGGGGGGTAGTCTACTGTTGATGTTCAGTGTGTCTTTGATTGTCTGAAGATCCATCCTAGCCTCCAACTGTTGCTGGGTGAGGGTGGGATGGGTTGTGTCATCATTATTACATGCTTACTTTTGTCATATTTCTGATCTGGGACCCTTtattggctgaagagcaggataaacaTTTTTTACATAAATGAAATTATTATACTGTTCTTTCGCCAAGGAGCTCAGTGCATGGTTCATCCCTCCCACAGCCCATTTCATTTATTGTTATAGATAATAAAAATTCTTAATAATAAATTACTGATATGGGGAAATGATGGAGCAATTATCTTACACAGGCCAATATATGTAACCACAGAAAACTATAGTAAGGATGTTGCAGACAAATGCAGAATGATGCTTTATGAAGGAATTAAGAGTATAGATGTATAGTTCCGACTTCTTTCCCTTGCTAAAAATACACTGGTtagactgaaaaaacaaaaatagaaagtGTTAAGAAAAACACAGATAGGGGAAAAAtaacagaacaaataaaaacaacataaaggggagaagagggaagagagagagaagtgaatGGAGACATGGAAGCAAAGGATGCTATTTGAATGCTGTATTTGCATTATCAACAATCCGCTATGGTATTTTGACTACATGTAAGGAGATGGCCTTACTGCAGGTGGCTATGTGTTTGCCACTTAAATGGTACATGTGTGTATGAGAGAAAAACAGAGATGTGAAGGTgtggaaaaaacccagaaaatttGAAAATGGGCGGAGGGGGACAAAACCCCAGCTTCTCCCTTAATTTTtctatccccccccccggccttcacatctctagtaagAAATGCCAGGGAAAGAGAGAGTGCAGCCTTTGAAGAATTAAGCAAAAATTACAATTTCTATAAAGCAAAAGGATCAGAAAACAGTGGGGTTTTACAATTGTATGATCTGCAGTTGAATGAATTGTATTATCTAAATGATTTCTTACTATATAACATTTTGCTAAGCGTCACGCTACCTGTGAATGTTTCTGCGCAGGCATGTGATGTGCCACATAGCTCCCATTATTCCCAATGGACCATCAGATGGCTTCCTCTGTTTTCAGTGGGCATCCTTGCCATGCATTTTACTATATCCCTCCTCTGCAGTCTCTCACAAAAACCTACTGCAGAGAGAGATCCCCATCTTGTAATGCTGAGAAAATATAGATCACTCATTCCAATTACAACTGAATTTTCAAACTTACTTATAGCAGTTTCCCAAACTCCAGATCAGTGCCAACATAAAACTCTGAAATCACAAGATTGTAGGAATGATTCCTGTGCCGTTTTCTCTGTGTACCGGAAAACATCTTGCTCTGGCTTTTATCTTTCTGTTTatgtttttcttccctttcctttctcctTTTATCCTGTCCCTGAAGAGAggcaaaatttaaaacaacaataatagaagTTATTTCTGGCAAGCAGCAAGTAGGATCTTTCACCATATTCTTTTTTTGCTTGCTTATATTGGAAAGTGCCTCATACATTGATGGTGctgtaaaaaaaaatactaattTTGCTTGTTCCCTTTCAGCATTTCTGTCCTACCTTTCAGACAGTACATATGACAGGTTACAGCAATGAGTTACAGCAATGAGTTCCAGGAAGGGGAGTTGTTGATTAAAAGATAGTGCTCGTAGCACTTCATACAATAATAGAAGCAAAAAGAGAGGTCTCctgtctctctttttacagtCTAAAAGTCTACAATCTAAACTTCAACAGAGGAAGACTTTTAAACACTTCTTaacttttacaaaaaaaataaaaacaaaaaattactaCATTTTTATCCCCTTT of Rhineura floridana isolate rRhiFlo1 chromosome 15, rRhiFlo1.hap2, whole genome shotgun sequence contains these proteins:
- the FAM187B gene encoding protein FAM187B, translated to MSCWASTVALLLGLTLVITEGNLYEGHSLEPSCIPGHPCTLAFISDNPVVLRCPHAFFRVFVTWQYLDPAWADEQPVTFLHSGAPIWPLLSHAKLRRLRFKSQLVAGNLYIPSPSAEDSGLYTCHAGDATIAYYQVDFQDAGHIHVSHAGLGETTLGNTTAELENGAQAELFTSWSPWQSCDRCGNSGERKRVGFCYAQVTRKDQHAEKPLPCGMLRNKHPMLPQWGPELRVETCQVPCDASFLLAQDESNTVPLLVFTTYHPQLKAVARLRCPTSSIYSPVYWQEGPTTLTRLKLLQTNSSQSLDKATGGGILRLSYQNESHSAFYQCYVNGHLVGKFFVASPNTMSSAGERAHTYSVIEALIVGLSMFLVFLMFLSIIQSCRRKPGTTMV